A window from Solanum stenotomum isolate F172 chromosome 7, ASM1918654v1, whole genome shotgun sequence encodes these proteins:
- the LOC125871124 gene encoding zinc finger protein ZAT5-like translates to MIKIKEYYTMEVHDDRDHDQDQDQQLNMVIKRRRTKRPRPPSPLTLGITTSSCSTVEGASSGELVDGHVANSSSRLNNCGEMIDDKIVRNMNQEEEDMANCLILLAQGHNYQKSSSLSQSPTLDVYQCKTCNRSFPSFQALGGHRASHKKPKTLDDQIKNSKSSDHHQQVENNIRLKLNNNDNYVTTLSLQIPSNNNNNNNNKNKNRVHECSICGAEFTSGQALGGHMRRHRPLPNSIAIASNHHIHEESHSHHHDQQIKNNTRTFLSLDLNLPAPEDDHRPENSKFTFATKEQVIVFSASPLVDCHY, encoded by the coding sequence atgataaaaatcAAAGAGTATTACACTATGGAAGTTCATGATGATCGTGATCatgatcaagatcaagatcagcAGTTGAACATGGTAATCAAGAGAAGGCGGACTAAGAGACCTAGGCCGCCTTCTCCTCTAACTTTAGGGATTACTACTAGCTCATGTAGCACCGTGGAAGGTGCTAGTAGTGGTGAATTGGTGGATGGACACGTGGCAAACTCTTCATCACGTTTGAATAATTGTGGTGAGATGATTGATGATAAGATTGTCAGAAATAtgaatcaagaagaagaagatatggCGAATTGTTTGATTCTTTTAGCACAAGGTCATAATTACCAAAAGTCATCGTCGTTGTCTCAATCTCCAACGTTAGATGTTTATCAATGCAAGACATGCAATCGTTCCTTCCCATCTTTCCAAGCACTTGGTGGACACAGAGCAAGTCATAAGAAACCAAAAACCCTAGATGATCAAATCAAGAATTCGAAATCAAGTGATCATCATCAACAAGTTGAGAATAATATTCGTCTTAAACTGAACAACAACGATAATTATGTCACAACTCTATCACTCCAAATCCcgagcaacaacaacaacaacaataacaacaagaaTAAGAATAGGGTTCACGAGTGCTCGATTTGTGGGGCCGAGTTCACCTCGGGTCAAGCATTAGGTGGACACATGAGAAGACATAGGCCATTACCAAATAGTATTGCAATTGCATCAAATCATCATATCCATGAAGAGTCTCACTCTCATCATCATGATCAACAAATCAAGAACAACACaaggacatttttgtcattGGACCTTAATCTCCCGGCGCCGGAAGACGATCACCGGCCGGAAAATTCTAAATTCACCTTTGCTACAAAAGAACAAGTCATTGTCTTCTCAGCTTCACCTTTGGTTGATTGCCATTACTAA